CAAACAAGCTGTTTACACTGGCCAACGCTTGTTGTATTTCCTCTGCGTTGTTTAGTGTTTCATAGGTTTTTTCTAAGTCCTGTTGATTGAGCTTTTCTAAACCAGCAAGCTTTAATTCATTTAAAAGAAAAGTGTTGTAATCCAATTCTTTTAATTCATTTTCCTTCTGAAGTTTTAAAACTGAAAGTTGGGACGAAATATTTTTATATTTCTCCAATTCCAATTGATACTTTCGCAACATTTCGGCATTGCCTGCAAGTGCATCAATCACTTCCATCTGGAACGTTTCTGAAACAACTTCTAATGTTTCGTGTTGACTATGCACATCTACCAAATATGGCGCCAACGCTTGTAGTTGTATTAACGAAACCGGCGTATCGTTAACAAATGCCCTGCTTTTTCCGCTAGGCAATATTTCACGCCTAATAATAGTATGGGCTTCGTAGTCTAACTCAAGCGTTGCAAAAATAGCTTGCAGTTGATAATTAGCTATTTTAAAGTGTCCTTCTATTACACATTTTAGAGACGCATCCTTTACACTGCTTAAGTCGGCGCGTTTTCCCAACAGTAGCGACAAAGCACCTAAAACAATAGATTTTCCCGCTCCCGTTTCGCCAGTTATAATGGTTAAACCCTCGCTTAAATCCACGCGAATATCTTTAATAAGCGCATAGTTTTTTATGGCAAGACTGGTTATCATTTTTAGATGTTAGATTTTAGACGTGAGACGCTAGATTTTTCAAAATTAAGATTTCAAAGTTGGGTTTTTGAATAAAAAATCCTGAATCTATTTTAAACCTATAAATTTAAAGGAAAGATACTAATTGGTTCAATCTCGCTAAAACTAAAATTTAATTTCGGCCCAATTGCTTCGTTTTGTAGGTGCCAATCTATTTAGGTTTTCTGTAAGTTTTGTAATATCAACCTGCGGGCCGCCACTAAAGATAGCCTGTATTTCATCGCTTTTGGCATCAAAAAAAGTACGTACTAAAAAAGAGTTTGGACGACGGTCATTAATTCCTTTAAGATTGTTTATAGCTTCGGCAATTGTTTGTTTTGCAGCTTTTTGATCTGCAGCCATAATATCCATTCCCTCGCGGTGATATTGATACATTACATCGTGGAATTCCTTGTAAACCGAAGACAATAAAGCATCGTTGTAACGATATCTAGATTGATTGCCATCCGTGGCTCTCCAACCTTGGTAATTGCTAGAAGCGGCTGTATTTGTTATCTGTTTTGCAATTTCAAAATAAGGAGCTCCGCCATTTAATGTAAAGGTATCGGCATCTAAACCTATAACGGTATAAACATGATATGCAATTACCGAAACAAGGTTAGAATCAAAACTATTTATATTAAAAGAGAGGGGTTCAAATTCTTTATAGTTAAATTTTACCTGCCTATCAAAATAATTATAAACCGGAGTGTCGTAAGTAGATTGAAAAACGGGCCGTGAAGACTGAATTTGCAATGTACCGGTAAAAGAATCGCCATCGTATTGACTAACGACCAACGTCATATTACAATCTATACGTTCTTGGTTTTTGTATTCTTTATCGGTCCATTTAGTATTGTTAACAAACTCTCGCAACTGGGTTTCCAAGGTTCGGAAAATTTGCAAATTTGGTTGTCCGGTTTGTTCGGCATCAATAGAAACGGTGCAATTAAGTTCTTGGGCCTGTGCAGAAAACACAGCGATAGCACATAGTAAGAAAAGTAAAATTTTACGCATTTGTCTGTTCTATAATATATTTTAAAATATCTTCGGCTACTTCTTTTTTAGGTTTAACAGGAAAAGGAAGCACTTTATTGTCTTTTGTTATAAAAGTAATTTTATTTGTGTCCACCTGAAAACCTGCGCCTTCATCTCGAAGCGAATTTAACACAATTAAAT
This region of Aequorivita marisscotiae genomic DNA includes:
- a CDS encoding DUF4835 family protein, which encodes MRKILLFLLCAIAVFSAQAQELNCTVSIDAEQTGQPNLQIFRTLETQLREFVNNTKWTDKEYKNQERIDCNMTLVVSQYDGDSFTGTLQIQSSRPVFQSTYDTPVYNYFDRQVKFNYKEFEPLSFNINSFDSNLVSVIAYHVYTVIGLDADTFTLNGGAPYFEIAKQITNTAASSNYQGWRATDGNQSRYRYNDALLSSVYKEFHDVMYQYHREGMDIMAADQKAAKQTIAEAINNLKGINDRRPNSFLVRTFFDAKSDEIQAIFSGGPQVDITKLTENLNRLAPTKRSNWAEIKF